One Callospermophilus lateralis isolate mCalLat2 chromosome 6, mCalLat2.hap1, whole genome shotgun sequence genomic region harbors:
- the LOC143401304 gene encoding uncharacterized protein LOC143401304 — protein sequence MYLGDSHVLLNTLCCCCHRKIWLHSGEACYHCRTEPPRP from the coding sequence AtgtatttgggagatagtcacgtTCTATTGAATACCTTGTGCTGTTGCTGCCATCGAAAAATCTGGTTACACTCTGGGGAGGCCTGCTATCACTGCAGGACTGAACCGCCGCGGCCCTGA